In a single window of the Halococcus salifodinae DSM 8989 genome:
- a CDS encoding MFS transporter, whose translation MATFGFFAGLTTIVFYGAAGPIFEEHLALTGVFHGLLLGSPHLSKAVLRIPFGAWVDEAGGKKPMLILLASTIVGIAGLVVTLFLTYPDDFGMHLYPLLVLFGLLAGAGGATFSVGISQTSYWYPSDKQGFAMGAFAGAGNIGPGLVVYVLPVLIGLTGLAMAYGIWLAFVVAVTIIYAIYAVDPYYFQLLRQGNDQEEAKETADELGQDIFPSGNTWESLRESASIRRTWVLVFLYTVSFGGGFTSLSAWFPTYWDLFHGFDLSTAGLLAGIFIVYGSLIRIPGGSISDRFGGENVAIASFSVMAVGAVIMTFAVGFWAAFVGMMVLGTGMGVANAAVFELVPKFVPEAVGGASGWISGIGGGGTLIILPALGYYTDIFGQIGYARGFSLFIVLSAICAAVSWGLKRYKPDVDADVDETPVH comes from the coding sequence ATGGCTACGTTTGGGTTTTTCGCAGGTCTCACCACTATCGTGTTCTACGGAGCTGCCGGCCCGATATTCGAGGAGCACCTGGCCCTCACCGGCGTCTTCCACGGGTTGCTACTCGGGTCGCCACACCTCAGCAAAGCAGTACTAAGAATCCCGTTCGGTGCGTGGGTCGACGAGGCCGGCGGGAAGAAACCGATGCTCATCCTGTTGGCGTCGACGATCGTCGGGATCGCAGGGCTCGTCGTCACGCTGTTCCTGACGTATCCCGACGATTTCGGGATGCATCTGTACCCGCTGCTCGTGCTGTTCGGCCTCCTGGCGGGCGCCGGCGGGGCGACGTTCTCCGTCGGCATCAGCCAGACCTCCTACTGGTATCCCAGCGACAAACAAGGATTCGCGATGGGCGCGTTCGCGGGTGCCGGCAACATCGGGCCGGGACTGGTCGTCTACGTCCTCCCCGTTCTCATCGGTCTCACGGGACTCGCGATGGCATACGGGATCTGGCTCGCGTTCGTCGTCGCCGTCACTATCATCTACGCCATCTACGCCGTCGACCCGTACTACTTCCAATTGCTCCGCCAAGGGAACGACCAAGAGGAAGCGAAGGAGACGGCGGACGAACTCGGTCAGGACATCTTCCCGTCCGGCAACACCTGGGAGTCACTGCGTGAATCCGCCTCCATCCGGCGGACGTGGGTCCTCGTGTTCCTCTACACGGTCTCGTTCGGCGGCGGCTTCACCTCGCTGTCGGCGTGGTTCCCCACCTACTGGGACCTGTTCCACGGGTTCGACCTCTCGACCGCCGGGCTGCTCGCGGGCATCTTCATCGTCTACGGCTCGCTGATCAGGATACCCGGCGGCAGCATCAGCGACCGGTTCGGAGGCGAGAACGTCGCCATCGCGAGCTTCAGCGTCATGGCTGTCGGGGCGGTGATTATGACATTCGCGGTCGGGTTCTGGGCGGCGTTCGTCGGGATGATGGTCCTTGGGACGGGGATGGGCGTCGCCAACGCAGCGGTGTTCGAACTGGTTCCGAAGTTCGTCCCCGAAGCCGTCGGCGGCGCTTCCGGCTGGATCAGCGGCATCGGCGGCGGCGGGACGCTCATCATCCTCCCAGCGCTGGGCTACTACACCGATATCTTCGGACAGATCGGCTACGCACGCGGATTCTCCCTGTTCATCGTGCTGAGCGCGATCTGTGCCGCGGTCTCCTGGGGACTGAAACGATACAAGCCCGACGTTGACGCGGATGTCGACGAAACGCCCGTTCACTGA